AGACACCTTCATTGTGAACGCCAAGTCGGCCTGGTTCCATGACGTGACAGTGGAGAACAAACTGATCCGCCTGCAGCCCGATGGCATTATCCTCTACAGCATCAGGTGAGGTGCTGGGTCCGACAAGGCCAGCGTCTGGGCTGGGAGGCCGGGTGCTGCAGGGGGCCTGGGGAGCCATGGATGTAACTTTGTGGCCAGGACAAATGGTGCTTTCTTGGTTTGGTATTAGGACAAAATCGGTGTAATATGAAATTAACCTTTTTATTAGCTGCCTTCCTCCCcacccttctcttttccttctcctccttccagtTGTTCCTCTACTCAGTTTTCTTCAACCATCttcatttgccttttttttttttttttttactgcaggtcttatcactgaggctcacacCTTCATGATTCCTCTGCTCTtggaaactttcttttttcaatatagAAATTGGGTGATATGGGTTGGAGAAATCGGAGAGTAGAGACACCACttgagacaccccccaccccccacccgccAACCCTGCCACCCATGCAGGTGCTCCTACATgtggccaagggctcaaacctgggtccttattcatgatgaagtgtgtgttctactgggtgatctatctcctttttccattagcattttatttttttaaatctatttttgcatttacttatgagagaatctggggaggggagagggggggaaagccagacatcactctggcacatgcaactccagggattgaactcaggactgtccttatgcttcagagttcaacactttatacaCTGCATCACCACTAGGCTGCTAAAAGTAGGCACTTTAGAGTGAAGGATCCAGTGGCATTTAGTGCATTCACTGTGCTGTGCAAACATCAGCTCTTCCATCTCCAAGGATCTCATCTCCTACAGAGGACACCCGCCCCCATGAATCAGttcctccccactccccagccccagcctgacTGAAGTATCAGTCTGCTATCTCTATAGGTGGGCCTAGTTTGCACACTCCTACAGAGCTAACCATAGAAATAATTGTAGGGTCTCAGAGATAGCTCACAGGGTACGTGTCTACATTGCCATGTATACGATGCTGATTTGAGCCCTAGGTGGCACCACAGGGGAGGAGCTATGGCCACAGAAGAAGCTTCAgagttgtgatgtctctccctctctgtgtgtttctctttgtGAACCAAGCAAAATGGCTCAGAGACACAAAATTGTGCTATGTATTTAATGTGACCCTTGCACCTGCCTTTTCACTTAGCAGGTTTTTGAGATTCACCTTGTCATGACATTAATCAACACTGCCTTCCTTTTTCACTACTGATGCCCTGTGCATGGACACAGCAGCTTAGCATTCATCTCCTGGTCCTGGTTCTCATTCCTGAAACAATGTAGAAGCACTACAgacatggtagagcagtgctttggtatctcctgtttgtctttcctcctttcttccctagGGATATAGAAGAGAAAATGTATTACCCGTGGTAGAGTACATACTTCACACAGCAAGGCAATCCCTAGTaccaaaagtaaacaaacaaaaattttatctctatcataaaaataagaaaaagagaaaaatgccactgggaatggtggagtcattgtgtagtcactgagccccagtgacaaacaaATCAAAACAGTAGCTATCACTTGATTCTTTATGAGTTGTAATATTTTTGCTGGCATAAGATCTCATAAAACATCTGTGAGGCTCAAGAAAAGTGTGATAaactctgcaggggggaagcttcacaaatgatgaagccggacttcttcttcttcttctagcgtttgcccttcttccgtagccagtcaacagcatcaggttgagcctgatgtaaagtttcaagacctcctttgaatctggagaggtggaagtcgttgactatgtgggtcatagtctgtctggagccgcaggggcagttcgggtcgtctctggctccccagcgatggaacatagcggcgcactggccatggcctgttcgatagcgattgaggagggcccaatcataacgtgctaggtcaaagccgggttgacgcttgcaggggtctgtgatgaggtgtttgttctttacctcagctgactgccaactctgtttccaagagtctggaacagagaagttcagtgtaggcgtaggggaccagattgggtgacgagatgtcaagcgttgaacagggtgggcgaagatatccgcgtatattggcaggtccagtcaagcgtagacgtgggaaatgaacttagatgatgccgcatcccaacgaatatctggcggggcgatgttgctaagaactggcagccatggaactggggtggaacggatggttccagaaattatcctcatggaggaatataatttggaatcaaccaagtggacatgggggctacggaaccatcctggggcacagtattctgcagtggaatagcataatgccagagatgatgatagtagtgtggaagtgctcgcgccccatgaggagctggccagtcttgcaatgatgttattcctcacgcccacctttgctgcagtttttatgagatgtttgtgagatgacagagtgcgatcgagagtaacgccaagatagactggctgggcttcatgccagattctcgtatcgccaagctgcacattaagctcacgcgagactgaggcatggtgtagatggaaaacagatgataccgttttttgcagtgctagggattagtcgccattttttacagtaatcagatatcagagacatgtctttcgtgtttcctcgaggatgtcgaacttggatgcctgagttgcacagcagatgtcatcggcgtagatgaacttccttgaagaagtttctgggaggtcattgatgtaaatattaaatagcgtaggagccagaacagagccctgggggaggccacttgagacaagtctccatctgctagacttgtcacccagatgcacccggaatcttctgttttggagaagaaacgatatagtgttggccacccatggaggcaggcatcttgagatcttgactaggagaccacggtgccagaccatgtcataggctgctgtgagatcaacaaagacagcacccgtctttaaattcttctggaatccattttcaatgtaagttgagagggccagggcttgttcgcaggtagatcttcctgggcggaaaccagcctgggcgggtgataggaatttctctggaagatgagaaatacgtgacagaagcagcctctcaaggagtttgtaacacacggagaggagagaaattggtctatagctggcggccagtgttgggtctttctttggtttcaaaaccgctatagcCGGACTAacggtgtctatctctctatatttctccctttcctcttgatttctgtctatccaataaataattaaagatgatacacaaaattaaaagaaagtgtGATAAGCAAAGTACGCCTGTAgttgtaaacattttttaaaattcttaatacAAAATAAGTTATTGCCATTTTATCATGTTTTTCAGATATCTTGATTCTACTGAGTGGAGTATCTTCTTTATTATATAAGTCCCTTTAGTATTCCTTACAGGATTGGTTTGGTACTGATGAATTCTTTTAACTGTGTCTGAGaagttcttcctttctccctcaagCTTTAGTGATAACCTAGCTGGGTAGCATATTCTTGGTTGGAGGTCTTTTTCATTCAACACTGTGAATGTACCCTGCTAATCCCTCTTCATCTGTAGAGTTTCAGTTGAGAGGTTTACTGATAgtcttgtatttctttctttctttctttcttttttctttcccagagcactattaatctctggcttatggtggtgtgggggaattgaaactgggaccttggactctcaggcattagagtctattTCTGTAATTataatgctatctcccttaccctggGGGATCCCTTATATATGACTATGCTTTCGCTGGCTGATCTCAAAATTCTCTGGCTTTGTTCTTTGCCATTTCAATAGTAATGGGTATTGCTGTACATCTATTTGGGTTGATTTAGTTTGGAATTCATTGATATTCCTTGATCTGGTTCTGGGTATCCTTTCTAAATTTGAGGAAGTTCTCAGTTACTACTTCTTCAGGTGAAAgatctgtttctttatttctgccTTCTCCTTCTGGAACCTCTGTAGTGTGAATGTTCCTCTTGACATTGTCCCATAGACTCTTCTGTTGTGTCTTTTGATTCTATTTAATTTCTTACAGGCCTTTTTGATTTATCATCTAGAATACTGATTTGACCTTCAGTTCCAGTTCTGCTGTTGAGCCCTCCATGATATTTTTTTCAGTTCAACCACTGTATTCTTTAGCTTTTAATATCTGCATTGACATTCCTCATACTTTCTCtcaccttgttgatttttttctatcATTGATCTTATATCTATAAGCATCATTAGCACTGTTGGTTTAAAGCCCTTGCCAGTTAGTTTACATAGCTCTGTTGCATTTGGAATATTTCCCAGACTGTTGTTTTGATACAAAAGTATAACTGGTACAGATGAGTACCTCTTTTTTCTCATTGTATCTGGTTCtctgtgagggcttgaaccaaaaGTCTATATGTGAGCATGTCTGGCAACCACAGGCATTCAGTATCAGGTGCTTGACAATACCTATGAATCTTGTTCATGTTGATCTGGGGAGACCAAAGGTTTCCAGCTGTACTTGGTAGTATCTGTACCCCAAGGTCAAGTGtgcctggtggtgaccaagatTTTAAGGTCATAAGTGCCAGGTGGTGAGTTTGAGCAGGCCTGGACAAAAAGTTTGCCATTATGAGTGTTCCAGGCCACCTGAGTTTAGATAGGTTAGGGAGCTGGGCCACATGATGGGGCAAGTCTAAAAGAAGGCTGTCTTCTTGGCTCAGCTTTGAGCTGGGGGCAAGTGGAGAACTCAGGGATTTGCCTCTAGAATCTATTACTATGGAAACTGAGATTCAGTATGCTGTCCAACATGAGACAAAATTGCAGCTGCCAATCACTTCCATGGAATTTGTACCCTACAGTTTTCTGTCCCCAGTCCAATGTTATATGTAGAAGGATTGGGATTGCTGGGGTCTAGTGCAAACCTCCCCCCCTGCTTTCCCCCGGAAAGTTCCTCACCTTAAGAATCTTTTtctgggtgggagggggagagtacaggtccaaaaagtatgacagaagaccaagtgggggttgtattgttatgtggaaaactgggaaaggttatgtatgtacaaactattgtatttactgtctagtgtaaaacattaattcccccaataaagaaattttttctggtggtctgggagatggcacagtggataaagcattggactctcaagcatgaggtcccaagttcaatccctgtcagcacatgtaccagagtgatatctggttctttctctttctcatcccatcttcctcataaataaacaaataaaatctttaaaaaaaaaaaaaaagaatctttttctGGTTGTCACTGGCTACTGCACTGGAGGGTGTCTTTCCAGGCATgggtttttcttttgtctctccatctggACACCGTCCctttgtcctttgctttggaaaCTGTTCAGGCAGGTCTCAGAATGGTTTCTGTGCAAACTACCGCCCATGTTGGTTTAGTTTTGCTGTATTTTCTGGAAGAAGTAAACACAggttctttcttactctctctttctttctttttgcctccagtcactagggcttggtgtcagcactacaaatccactgcttctagctgccctttttccttttattcaataaaacagagagaaattgagaagggagggttgatagagagagggaaagaaagatagataccttcagacctgcttcaccagttatgaagtgacccccttgcaggtggggagcctgagactTGTgcgggtctttgagctttgtactTAACCCAGTTAGCCATCACCTACTCCCCACAGGTTCTTTCTATTTGACCATTGAAGAAAGTCCTCAGTATTTTAAAGGTCAagagatttacaaaataacacattgggttgtcagaagtCACATCATAttgttgtatttttctatgttttctatgaaaattaaataatgaCTTTTCCAGCAGCCCTCTTATCAGAACTCTTAGCAACCTAGCTTTTCCCACTCATGGTCACCAGAAGCTCCAAGGCTGTTACTTAGGGTCACAGGCTTAAAGTGCCTTCTAGGCCCCAACTTTTAGCCAAATAGCCAGCTCTGAAAGATGTAGAAAGTGATGAGAATGCATTTCTTGGTTCCTAAAGAAAGTCCACAAATAACATGGTGTTGACCTCAGATTTCAGCTGCCCCCCAACTAGTTGCCTTGCCCACAGGCCTGAGAGGTTGAGCCCCCTCTGGGTTAGGTGGATGCTCTGCCTCTTGGGGGTGGGAAGAGGTATTCCTGGGGGGTTGGTCTCTAGAAACTTAATTAGCATGTTGTCTGGGCAGAATCACCTCCACAGTGGCCTGTGATATGGACCTGGCCAAGTACCCCATGGATGAGCAGGAGTGTATGCTTCACCTGGAGAGTTGTGAGTGCCACTGGGGCCTGGGATAGGGGGTGGAGATCTGGGATAGAGGATAAGGATGGGGACCTGGTATGGGGGATGGAGATCTGGACCTGGGATGGAAGTGGGACCTGAGATAAAGAATggaggatggggacagggacattAGGATGGGGGATAGAGACCTGGGTTAGAAGATGGGGAAGCCGGAGTGAGAGGTGGAGGATGGAGACCTGGGACAGACAATGGCAGATGGGAACTTTGGATGGAGGATGGCAGATAAGTATCTAGGATGGAAAATGGAGATGGAGAcctgggttggggttggggggccAGGAACAGACCCAGCATCCAGGTTGGGGACCTCACTTGTGCATGCCATGCAGGCTGCTCAGTGGCTGGACTATGTGCCTGACGCAGACTGTCACAGATCCCTTTAGTGAGCTTGACACCTCTCAGGGCCTGGAGGTGCCTGGAATGGTGGGGAATGCATGAGTGAGACAAGCCTAGGTAGGAAGAGGAGGGCTGGAGGTCTGGACTATCCTTTTCCCAGAGTTAGACCATGGTACCCACATCAACCGCACCCTGTCACTGCCttctgggccctggcagtgagccACACCTCTAACACTTCTGGCTCTGCTCACTTACCTGTGCCCCCGGGCATGACCCCAACCCCTTGCCTGGGCAGTACTGAGGCTCCCCAGTGGCTGAGGGTATACACAGACCTGACATCCACATTGAGCTCTCCCACAGATGGCTACTCCTCTGAAGACATTGTGTACTACTGGTCTGAAAACCAGGAGCAGATCCATGGGCTGGACAAACTGCAGCTGGCCCAGTTCACAATAACCAGCTACCGCTTTACGACAGAGCTCATGAACTTCAAATCTGGTAACGTGGCCTCTTCCGGAGCTGTGCTGGGGCTTCCCGGCTGGCTCCAAGGGGGAAAGCGGGTGCTGGGGGTGCTGGTGGGCAAGGGCGGAACCCTGAGGGCGTGTGTGGAGCGATCActcttttgtttttggtttggtCCTTTGCCATTTTTCAGGGCTAGAGCCTCAGAGATGTGTGCAGGCTTCCTGCACCCCAGGACTGCAGGCAGACTCAGACACCAAGCCCCCTGTAGATGCCTTATCTCCTGAGCTCTCTTCTCAGTGCTCAAGCCGACTGCCTGCTTGTGGGTGTTTGGGGGCCAGTTTAGCCTTGCCCTTGAGTCAGCTGTGTGTGGAGGGTGGtagcagagagggtgagaggagcCCCGGCTGGGAGTGATGCTCTAGGCACTGCATCAAGCTGGACACAGTGGTGTTGGACTTGTTCTTCTTTCCttggggtggtgggaggggggagaagggcaAGGAGGTGGCAAGGCTGGGGTTTTCTTTCCACGTGTGGCTGCAGAGCCCTCAGTTCAGCCTTAGGCAGGAAGACCCTAAAGGGCACGGTTCTCCGGCAGCGGGCCAGTTCCCCCGGCTCAGCCTGCACTTCCACCTCCGGAGGAATCGGGGCGTGTACATCATCCAGTCCTACATGCCCTCCATCCTCCTGGTCGCCATGTCCTGGGTCTCCTTCTGGATCAGCCAGGCCGCCGTGCCTGCCCGGGTGTCTCTAGGTACGGAGCTGCCCCCAGGGATGGCGCAGCGAGCTTCCCGGGCCAGTTAGCCCTAAGCCCGCTGCCTGGTCGGGAGTGGTGGCTGCCCAGGCCCCAGGGCAGGGCTGGAGGGGAAGGCAGGCGGCCGCAGCTCCAGGACATGACGCGCTCCCCAGGCATCACCACGGTGCTGACCATGACCACGTTGATGGTCAGCGCCCGCTCCTCGCTGCCCCGGGCCTCGGCCATCAAGGCGCTGGACGTGTACTTCTGGATCTGCTACGTGTTTGTGTTCGCCGCGCTGGTAGAGTACGCCTTCGCCCACTTCAGCGCCGATTACCGCAAGAAGCAAAAGGCCAAGGTCAAGGTCACCGAGCGCCGGGCAGAGGTGAGGCCGGGCGGCAGGGGACGGGCAGTCGTCGTGGGCCGCCACCTCTGGTCCCGGGGTCCCCAGCGAGTGACCGGCGCCCCTCCCCGCAGATGGACGTGAAGAACGCCATCGTGCTCTTCTCGCTCTCTGCCGCCGGCGTCACGCAGGAGCTGG
The sequence above is drawn from the Erinaceus europaeus chromosome 10, mEriEur2.1, whole genome shotgun sequence genome and encodes:
- the GABRD gene encoding gamma-aminobutyric acid receptor subunit delta isoform X3, whose amino-acid sequence is MHMRAMNDIGDYVGSNLEISWLPNLDGLMEGYARNFRPGIGGPPVNVALAIEVASIDHISEANMEYTMTVFLHQSWRDGRLSYNHTNETLGLDSRFVDKLWLPDTFIVNAKSAWFHDVTVENKLIRLQPDGIILYSIRITSTVACDMDLAKYPMDEQECMLHLESYGYSSEDIVYYWSENQEQIHGLDKLQLAQFTITSYRFTTELMNFKSAGQFPRLSLHFHLRRNRGVYIIQSYMPSILLVAMSWVSFWISQAAVPARVSLGITTVLTMTTLMVSARSSLPRASAIKALDVYFWICYVFVFAALVEYAFAHFSADYRKKQKAKVKVTERRAEMDVKNAIVLFSLSAAGVTQELAVSRRHGRAPGNLMGSYRSVEVETREMKKQGVAGSGAQGGLRALFKPIDADTIDVYARAVFPAAFAAVNVIYWAAYTM
- the GABRD gene encoding gamma-aminobutyric acid receptor subunit delta isoform X1, yielding MGALGWLLAPLLLLSARTPASRAMNDIGDYVGSNLEISWLPNLDGLMEGYARNFRPGIGGPPVNVALAIEVASIDHISEANMEYTMTVFLHQSWRDGRLSYNHTNETLGLDSRFVDKLWLPDTFIVNAKSAWFHDVTVENKLIRLQPDGIILYSIRITSTVACDMDLAKYPMDEQECMLHLESYGYSSEDIVYYWSENQEQIHGLDKLQLAQFTITSYRFTTELMNFKSAGQFPRLSLHFHLRRNRGVYIIQSYMPSILLVAMSWVSFWISQAAVPARVSLGITTVLTMTTLMVSARSSLPRASAIKALDVYFWICYVFVFAALVEYAFAHFSADYRKKQKAKVKVTERRAEMDVKNAIVLFSLSAAGVTQELAVSRRHGRAPGNLMGSYRSVEVETREMKKQGVAGSGAQGGLRALFKPIDADTIDVYARAVFPAAFAAVNVIYWAAYTM
- the GABRD gene encoding gamma-aminobutyric acid receptor subunit delta isoform X4 produces the protein MNDIGDYVGSNLEISWLPNLDGLMEGYARNFRPGIGGPPVNVALAIEVASIDHISEANMEYTMTVFLHQSWRDGRLSYNHTNETLGLDSRFVDKLWLPDTFIVNAKSAWFHDVTVENKLIRLQPDGIILYSIRITSTVACDMDLAKYPMDEQECMLHLESYGYSSEDIVYYWSENQEQIHGLDKLQLAQFTITSYRFTTELMNFKSAGQFPRLSLHFHLRRNRGVYIIQSYMPSILLVAMSWVSFWISQAAVPARVSLGITTVLTMTTLMVSARSSLPRASAIKALDVYFWICYVFVFAALVEYAFAHFSADYRKKQKAKVKVTERRAEMDVKNAIVLFSLSAAGVTQELAVSRRHGRAPGNLMGSYRSVEVETREMKKQGVAGSGAQGGLRALFKPIDADTIDVYARAVFPAAFAAVNVIYWAAYTM
- the GABRD gene encoding gamma-aminobutyric acid receptor subunit delta isoform X5, whose protein sequence is MTVFLHQSWRDGRLSYNHTNETLGLDSRFVDKLWLPDTFIVNAKSAWFHDVTVENKLIRLQPDGIILYSIRITSTVACDMDLAKYPMDEQECMLHLESYGYSSEDIVYYWSENQEQIHGLDKLQLAQFTITSYRFTTELMNFKSAGQFPRLSLHFHLRRNRGVYIIQSYMPSILLVAMSWVSFWISQAAVPARVSLGITTVLTMTTLMVSARSSLPRASAIKALDVYFWICYVFVFAALVEYAFAHFSADYRKKQKAKVKVTERRAEMDVKNAIVLFSLSAAGVTQELAVSRRHGRAPGNLMGSYRSVEVETREMKKQGVAGSGAQGGLRALFKPIDADTIDVYARAVFPAAFAAVNVIYWAAYTM
- the GABRD gene encoding gamma-aminobutyric acid receptor subunit delta isoform X2; translation: MGALGWLLAPLLLLSARTPASRAMNDIGDYVGSNLEISWLPNLDGLMEGYARNFRPGIGGPPVNVALAIEVASIDHISEANMSWRDGRLSYNHTNETLGLDSRFVDKLWLPDTFIVNAKSAWFHDVTVENKLIRLQPDGIILYSIRITSTVACDMDLAKYPMDEQECMLHLESYGYSSEDIVYYWSENQEQIHGLDKLQLAQFTITSYRFTTELMNFKSAGQFPRLSLHFHLRRNRGVYIIQSYMPSILLVAMSWVSFWISQAAVPARVSLGITTVLTMTTLMVSARSSLPRASAIKALDVYFWICYVFVFAALVEYAFAHFSADYRKKQKAKVKVTERRAEMDVKNAIVLFSLSAAGVTQELAVSRRHGRAPGNLMGSYRSVEVETREMKKQGVAGSGAQGGLRALFKPIDADTIDVYARAVFPAAFAAVNVIYWAAYTM